From Aspergillus fumigatus Af293 chromosome 3, whole genome shotgun sequence, a single genomic window includes:
- a CDS encoding guanine nucleotide exchange factor SEC2, which produces MADLIAFQTYHLRHSFLSPSNMIPRSSNHKRSLSSGPRSLSPDRTVTKTKSTNDLAATATEKPSLATRSNSAGDIPDSGFSTLRDPRLVNNSEASDTSSTPSHHPDLSSEVAALSVKLIQAINNQTTLDDNLVATRQELEQAQNRIKSLESENEKYRHDIEQAVLIKKADADREISQLKAALAEEKAQRAIVEKSKKTIEQELETLTAALFEEANKMVAAAKLEREAVEKKNEQLRAQVKDTELLLASHQEQLAELKSVMQGMNIAKDDVEVRTTISTVPSSPDGHQQLPGIFPRSLETADPPEQSPHVEEIVPGPSTSFPHLFKSVCRTDIQAFEDFRELFSLSSASKPPSRAASGSYAGLNVMSLANFSSAGFGSASSSPAKSTHSPNGSMSSPQPATSHIPLKETRFYKRVLMEDIEPTLRLDAAPGISWLTRRAVLSSICEGSLVVEPIPPATRKYGFPCSLCGDRRPGSANERTHRFRTSDSDTAQRYPLCVLCLEKVRSSCEFTGYLRLILDGHVRAADAEEEKDAWEETVRLRERMFWSRIGGGVVPTFAQANSFENAGSAPSRHNLGDRIGDDEQDRLDAPLETYETPNHGHDHGVSDSDYDNASVSGYTSASGVSRPFYGSPKSHASEKGKDEYLEHGVSQVTLSATSDDPKSITHVEESLVIRTAKNDDGHDDDQN; this is translated from the exons ATGGCAGA TTTAATTGCATTCCAAACCTATCATCTCCGGCATAGCTTTCTTTCACCTTCCAATATGATTCCCCGTTCCAGCAATCACAAGCGGTCCCTCTCTTCCGGTCCCAGGTCACTTTCTCCTGATAGAACAGTGACCAAAACCAAGTCCACCAATGATCTCGCAGCGACTGCCACCGAGAAGCCTTCTCTTGCAACTCGTTCCAATAGTGCTGGGGATATCCCTGATAGCGGTTTCAGTACTTTGAGAGACCCAAGACTCGTGAATAACTCTGAGGCATCCGACACATCGTCAACGCCGTCCCATCATCCGGATTTGAGCAGTGAGGTTGCTGCTTTGAGTGTGAAATTGATACAGGCGATCAATAATCAGACTACGCTCGATGACAACCTGGTTGCCACCCGACAGGAGTTGGAACAGGCTCAGAATCGGATCAAGTCATTGGAGTCGGAAAATGAGAAGTACCGACATGATATTGAGCAGGCGGTTCTTATCAAGAAAGCCGATGCGGACCGTGAGATCTCGCAGTTGAAGGCTGCtcttgcggaggagaaggctcAGCGCGCCATTGTCGAGAAAAGTAAAAAGACCATTGAACAGGAACTGGAGACTCTAACTGCGGCACTCTTCGAGGAGGCGAATAAG ATGGTCGCCGCTGCGAAGCTGGAGCGTGAGGCGGtcgaaaagaaaaatgaACAATTACGAGCTCAGGTGAAGGACACAGAATTACTGCTTGCatctcatcaagaacagcTAGCCGAGCTTAAGTCTGTGATGCAAGGAATGAATATTGCCAAGGACGATGTCGAAGTCCGCACCACCATTTCTACAGTGCCATCTTCGCCAGATGGGCATCAACAATTACCTGGTATATTTCCGAGGAGCCTGGAGACTGCTGATCCTCCCGAACAATCGCCGCACGTGGAGGAGATCGTCCCAGGCCCCTCGACCAGTTTTCCTCATCTGTTCAAATCAGTATGTCGGACGGATATTCAGGCTTTTGAAGATTTCCGAGAACTGTTCAGTCTATCGAGTGCGTCGAAGCCGCCAAGCAGGGCTGCCAGTGGTTCTTACGCCGGCTTGAATGTTATGAGTTTAGCCAATTTCAGCAGTGCTGGGTTTGGttcggcatcttcatcccCCGCCAAGTCCACTCATTCGCCGAATGGGAGCATGTCATCTCCTCAGCCTGCCACCTCCCATATCCCGCTCAAAGAAACACGCTTCTACAAACGCGTGCTCATGGAGGACATTGAACCTACTCTTCGGCTGGATGCTGCGCCCGGGATCTCATGGTTGACGCGACGTGCGGTGTTGAGCAGCATCTGCGAAGGAAGCCTCGTTGTTGAACCGATCCCGCCTGCAACAAGGAAATACGGATTCCCATGTTCACTCTGTGGTGATCGTAGACCTGGATCTGCCAACGAGAGAACGCACCGCTTTAGAACATCCGACAGTGATACGGCTCAGCGCTATCCTTTGTGTGTCCTTTGTCTAGAAAAGGTTCGCTCTTCTTGTGAATTTACTGGGTATCTACGTCTTATCTTGGATGGCCATGTCCGTGCGGCCgatgcagaagaagagaaggacgcTTGGGAAGAAACAGTTCGCTTGAGAGAGCGCATGTTTTGGTCCCGCATCGGCGGAGGGGTTGTCCCTACGTTTGCTCAGGCGAATAGCTTTGAAAACGCTGGCTCGGCCCCATCCAGACATAACCTGGGAGACCGGATAGGCGATGATGAGCAAGATCGGCTCGATGCTCCTCTTGAGACATATGAGACTCCCAATCATGGCCACGACCACGGAGTCTCGGACTCCGATTACGACAATGCATCCGTGAGTGGGTATACTTCCGCGTCAGGCGTTTCAAGGCCATTCTACGGCAGTCCCAAGTCTCATGCTTctgagaaggggaaagatgaGTATCTTGAACATGGCGTGAGTCAAGTGACGCTATCTGCGACTAGTGACGACCCCAAGTCTATCACTCACGTTGAGGAGTCCTTGGTTATTCGGACCGCGAAGAATGATGacggccatgatgatgatcaaaACTGA